One part of the Denticeps clupeoides chromosome 16, fDenClu1.1, whole genome shotgun sequence genome encodes these proteins:
- the tnfaip8l3 gene encoding tumor necrosis factor alpha-induced protein 8-like protein 3, whose product MDSDSGELSEGELSPGHESFNSKSLALQAQKKILSKMATMAVANLLTDDTSSEILDELYRASREYTKSKKEAHKIVKDIIKIALKIGILYRNQQFSADEMETVERFKKKMNQAAMTAVSFYEVDYTFDRNILSELLLECRDLLHELVEQHLTTRSHGRIDHVFNHFANVDFLTELYGSSDDYRLYLRKICHGINKLLDEGVL is encoded by the coding sequence ggcaTGAGAGCTTCAACTCCAAGAGCTTGGCCCTGCAAGCCCAAAAGAAGATCCTGAGCAAGATGGCCACCATGGCGGTGGCCAACCTCCTGACAGACGACACCAGCAGTGAGATCCTGGACGAGCTCTACAGAGCAAGCCGCGAATACACCAAGAGCAAAAAGGAAGCGCACAAGATCGTGAAAGACATCATTAAGATCGCGCTGAAGATCGGCATCCTCTACCGCAACCAGCAGTTTAGTGCAGATGAAATGGAGACGGTGGAACGTTTCAAGAAAAAGATGAATCAGGCGGCCATGACAGCAGTCAGCTTCTACGAGGTGGACTACACCTTTGACCGGAACATTCTGTCGGAGCTGCTCCTGGAGTGCCGGGACCTGCTGCATGAGCTGGTGGAGCAGCACCTGACGACTCGCTCACACGGGCGCATCGACCACGTCTTCAACCACTTCGCCAACGTGGACTTCCTCACCGAGCTGTACGGCTCATCGGACGACTACAGACTCTACCTGCGGAAGATCTGCCATGGCATAAACAAACTTCTGGACGAAGGCGTGCTTTAA